Within the Centropristis striata isolate RG_2023a ecotype Rhode Island chromosome 23, C.striata_1.0, whole genome shotgun sequence genome, the region AGCAGTGAGGGTTCAACCTAATCAATTTGCTGGCGTCTGTCACCTTCAGCTCTGCAGAGCGACAGAAGGAGGCTTTTACTTAAATTTCCCTGTTGGCCTCACAGGGTGCTTCGGCTCCAGATGTTCACTTTTACgcatgctttctttctttttcttttttttaaaggctatATTTTATTTGCCATCTAAATTCAGTAAGTGAAGATGCGCCTGGTAACCTTACGCAGCACCTTACATGTCAGAACCGAACACTGAGTTTTACAATAAACTCTCATCCAACATTTTTCGGCCTgttctgtcatttaaaatgtcctATTTGTTATTAGTAACATTTTTTCCCCGATTTACAGGTTAAACAAAAAATTAACTATCCTAAGGTGAACTATGGCAGTTCCAAGATCATCACTCTTATTTAAATGAGAGGGAATTTTGGATTTACAGTATGAACAATTCAGGGAAATTACCTGGAGCTATTGCATCATTTCATATCAAGAAAATATACGAGAgtaaaatttaattattttacttatttattaagCATTTTTATATGATGGACATTTTGGAGTGCTTGTGGCAGCAGATGTTTAATCAATACACCTGCTGCCGTGACCTTGGCCACACTGGTGGTGTATACATACAGTAAACCAATCTCCAAAAATGGACTGCACACCTTTTCCTGTAACCATACAACGAATAAAGCTCTTTAGACACTTTGGAAACCATAATAAACCCACTGTTGGTGAATTATACAGGCTATGTtatgggcaaaaaaaatccatccattTATATTTGGTCCAAAAACTTGCGTTTTGTTTCAATCGTTTGCGTCATTTTCCTGTAatggaaatatataaaatgagtaACATCTTGCTTTACAGTGATTAGAGCAGAGAGGCGTTGTTGGGAGCTCCGTGGCTTGGGACAGCCCCCTGCAGCCGGCTGCACCAATCGCCTCCATCTGACAGGGATTAAGTGTCACACGGAGCTCCTCTCTCACACTCCGGACCGCATCATAACTTTTGAGAGGTGGGAAATCGGCAGTGACTTCTCCTTCGTTTACAGCAGCAGAGGCGGCACGGACGCGCACCGGTGGGCCCAAATGGAGAAATCTAAAAACTTTCGCATTGACGCGCTTCTAGCAGTCGATACACCCAAGGTACAGACCTCTCCCCTGGCGCTTGTGACTTCCCTGTCCTCCGCCTCCATCCCGTCGTCTGGGAGCGTGGCAGCCCCAGAGCTGACCACAGGCGCCGAGTCTTTACGCACCGAGACGCCGTCTCCTCCGAGGATTTCCAACTGCGGCTTGATTCCGAAACCGGGTTTCCTCAACAGTCCGCACAGCATGGTTGGATTACATCCGCAGAGTACAGCAGGGATCCCCGCACAGGCTCTCTACGGGCATCCCATGTACACCTACTCCGCAGCTGCCCTCACAGGCCAACACCCTGCCCTGTCCTACTCCTACCCACACGGCTCCCATCACCACCACAGTGATCCCATCAAACTGACAGCCAGCACCTTTCAGCTGGACCACTGGCTGCGGGTCTCCACAGCCGGGATGATGCTGCCCAAAATGTCTGACTTTAATTGTAAGTAGCTGTTTATTAGCACAGTCATTTTCTGCCCTTTTActccaaaaaaattaaaatattctaaaGCATTTTGGTTATGTATATCAAGCATATAAGGCTGATCTAAACATGTTTGATAGTACCCAAAAAGTCTAAAATGttgataataaatataaaaaaatatctaaaaataacaataatgttaGCTTAAGATGCTGCTCCAACATGTGTTCTTGCACTACAGACTACACTACAGCCAGGAAAAGGCATGACATAATTCACtttgcttaaaaaataaaatctgagaTTTATTGCGCACTATTTCGCTCACATATTATGATCGTCTGGATAAAGAGGCTGTCATAGAGTGATGGTTTTTCTAGGAGGAACTAAAATGGACAGATAATGGACAGTGGGAAAGTCGCAGAGTAGTGTGAAACCCACAGTCGACATGCTATTTGCTCACCAGATACTGCCTTTTTGTTTCTGCTCGTTTTAACAGATTTGTTCAAAACGGAGTGGCAAATAACTTCTCTATGGACATATTCATAAGTGGGTGACCTTGTTGCTTGAGCAGGGAGCACGGAAATGTAGAGGATTATATGTTATTACAGCATAACAACAGAGGGCTGTCAATTTCGGACCGAGTTCCCCTCACAGCATTACAA harbors:
- the mnx1 gene encoding motor neuron and pancreas homeobox protein 1; this translates as MEKSKNFRIDALLAVDTPKVQTSPLALVTSLSSASIPSSGSVAAPELTTGAESLRTETPSPPRISNCGLIPKPGFLNSPHSMVGLHPQSTAGIPAQALYGHPMYTYSAAALTGQHPALSYSYPHGSHHHHSDPIKLTASTFQLDHWLRVSTAGMMLPKMSDFNSQAQSNLLGKCRRPRTAFTSQQLLELEHQFKLNKYLSRPKRFEVATSLMLTETQVKIWFQNRRMKWKRSKKAKEQAAQEAEKQKGNKGGQEKSDGLEQSDYNSKTDSKNGRIRDFRDSDDDEGDNFLYNSSDCSSDDERNHTSDISPQP